A single window of Marinobacter sp. LA51 DNA harbors:
- a CDS encoding gamma carbonic anhydrase family protein, translated as MFYELDTRIPELSGEGQFVADNASVIGSVRLMEKSSVWFNVVIRGDNELITIGPESNVQDGSVLHTDPGIPLTLGRGVTVGHKAMLHGCDIGDYSLIGINAVVLNGAKIGKHCLIGANTLIPEGMEIPDGSMVVGSPGKIKRELNDNQKKMLEMSAEHYVQNGARYLAKLKPCEPSR; from the coding sequence ATGTTTTACGAACTGGATACGCGAATCCCCGAACTGAGTGGCGAAGGTCAGTTTGTTGCGGACAACGCGTCAGTTATAGGAAGTGTGCGCTTGATGGAAAAATCGAGTGTCTGGTTCAACGTGGTTATTCGTGGTGACAACGAGCTGATCACCATTGGCCCTGAAAGTAATGTCCAGGATGGCTCGGTGCTTCATACCGATCCGGGCATTCCGCTGACCCTGGGGCGGGGCGTTACCGTCGGCCACAAGGCCATGCTCCATGGCTGCGATATCGGCGATTACAGCCTGATTGGCATTAACGCGGTGGTGCTCAACGGTGCAAAAATTGGCAAGCACTGTTTGATCGGGGCTAATACCCTGATTCCCGAAGGCATGGAGATCCCGGATGGATCCATGGTGGTTGGCTCGCCCGGCAAGATCAAACGGGAGCTGAATGACAACCAGAAAAAGATGCTGGAGATGAGCGCGGAGCACTATGTGCAAAATGGCGCTCGTTACCTGGCCAAGCTGAAACCTTGTGAGCCGTCCCGATGA
- a CDS encoding DUF1289 domain-containing protein has product MSVADNVRSPCVQVCALDENDMCIGCQRTGDEILRWTQMTNDERREVLRQVAVREESVAL; this is encoded by the coding sequence ATGAGTGTGGCCGATAACGTGCGCTCTCCCTGTGTGCAGGTATGCGCTCTAGATGAAAACGACATGTGCATTGGTTGTCAGCGTACGGGTGATGAAATTCTCCGCTGGACACAAATGACCAACGACGAGCGCAGGGAAGTGCTGCGCCAGGTAGCCGTGCGCGAAGAGAGCGTGGCGCTTTGA
- the purT gene encoding formate-dependent phosphoribosylglycinamide formyltransferase, with protein sequence MTETTSTVRIGTPYKDGAFKVLFCGAGELGKEVVIELQRYGVEVIAVDRYDDAPAMQVAHRSHVIDMLDAASLRRVIEQEQPQLIVPEIEAIATPELVKLEDEGYRVIPTARAVNLTMNREGIRRLAAEELGLPTSPYRFAGTRDEYLAAIKEVGLPLVVKPVMSSSGKGQSTVKGDDSVDAAWDYAQSGGRAGKGRVIVEGFVDFDYEITLLTVKHRDGVSFCDPIGHRQEDGDYRESWQPQPMSPLALDRSMEIARAVVDNLGGYGLYGVELFVKDDEVWFSEVSPRPHDTGLVTLVSQELSEFALHARAILGLPIPAIRQNGPSASAVILPEGESDNVRFSGLENALVQADTQLRLFAKPELKGRRRMGVALARGETVEQARDQARAAATAVKVEL encoded by the coding sequence ATGACAGAAACGACCAGCACGGTTCGAATCGGCACTCCCTATAAAGACGGCGCATTCAAGGTTTTGTTCTGCGGCGCAGGCGAGTTGGGTAAAGAGGTGGTGATTGAGCTTCAGCGTTATGGCGTGGAAGTGATTGCCGTCGACCGTTATGACGACGCGCCTGCCATGCAGGTGGCACACCGAAGTCACGTCATTGATATGCTGGATGCCGCCAGTCTGCGTCGGGTCATTGAACAGGAGCAGCCCCAGCTTATTGTTCCTGAGATCGAAGCCATCGCGACGCCAGAGTTGGTGAAGTTGGAGGACGAGGGCTATCGGGTAATCCCAACCGCTCGTGCTGTGAATCTGACCATGAACCGCGAGGGTATTCGCAGGCTTGCCGCTGAGGAACTTGGGTTGCCAACCTCACCTTACCGGTTTGCGGGCACCCGGGATGAATATCTCGCTGCTATTAAGGAAGTAGGTCTTCCTCTTGTGGTCAAACCGGTGATGAGTTCGTCCGGTAAAGGGCAGAGCACAGTAAAGGGTGACGATAGTGTGGATGCTGCCTGGGATTATGCCCAGTCTGGTGGTCGTGCCGGTAAGGGGCGGGTGATTGTCGAGGGCTTTGTCGATTTCGATTACGAGATCACTCTGCTCACGGTGAAGCATCGCGATGGCGTTTCCTTCTGTGACCCGATCGGGCATCGGCAGGAAGATGGTGATTACCGGGAGTCCTGGCAGCCCCAACCAATGTCGCCGTTGGCGCTGGACCGTTCCATGGAAATTGCCCGTGCTGTCGTCGACAATCTGGGTGGCTACGGACTGTATGGCGTAGAGCTGTTTGTAAAGGATGACGAGGTCTGGTTTTCGGAAGTCTCACCGCGTCCCCATGACACCGGTCTTGTTACCCTGGTTTCCCAGGAGCTGTCTGAGTTTGCCCTTCATGCAAGAGCGATCCTTGGTTTGCCGATTCCGGCGATCAGGCAGAATGGCCCGTCGGCCTCTGCGGTTATCCTGCCCGAGGGGGAGTCTGACAATGTTCGTTTCTCCGGTCTGGAAAATGCCTTGGTTCAGGCAGACACTCAATTGCGCCTGTTTGCCAAGCCGGAATTGAAGGGTCGGCGGCGTATGGGTGTAGCCCTGGCTCGCGGGGAAACCGTTGAGCAGGCGCGTGATCAAGCCCGTGCAGCAGCGACGGCCGTAAAGGTGGAACTCTAG
- a CDS encoding sensor histidine kinase, which translates to MTDPKDLTNRPNLANDSDQSIDFSMVLASTVHDMKNSLGMLLNSLDELRTEHGSTFDGSPRFNTLQYEAERMHNDLVQLLGIYRLGEKKLSAHVEEHYLPDFLDEHMARHAPLLQGLGIEASIEAGDITGFFDADLLTGVLNNTINNALRYSRSKIRLTAEVRDGYLVLGVEDDGEGYPESMQHTGTLSFKSLDFNTGSTSLGLFFASSVAGLHREGNRTGSIKLHNGGQLGGGFFEIWLP; encoded by the coding sequence ATGACCGATCCCAAGGACCTCACCAACCGTCCCAACCTCGCCAATGACAGCGACCAGAGCATCGACTTCTCCATGGTCCTGGCCTCAACCGTCCATGACATGAAAAACTCGCTGGGGATGCTCCTGAACTCCCTGGACGAGCTAAGAACCGAACATGGCTCCACCTTCGATGGCTCCCCACGGTTCAACACCCTGCAGTATGAAGCCGAGCGCATGCACAACGATCTGGTGCAGCTGCTGGGAATCTATCGTCTGGGTGAAAAGAAACTGTCGGCTCACGTTGAGGAACATTACCTGCCCGACTTCCTGGACGAGCATATGGCACGCCATGCGCCACTGCTCCAGGGCCTGGGTATAGAAGCGTCAATCGAAGCTGGTGATATCACCGGGTTCTTTGACGCCGACCTGTTGACCGGGGTGCTCAACAACACCATCAATAACGCCCTGAGATACTCCCGAAGCAAGATTCGCCTTACGGCCGAAGTACGGGATGGTTATTTGGTATTGGGAGTAGAAGATGACGGCGAGGGTTATCCCGAGAGCATGCAACACACAGGGACCCTGAGCTTTAAATCCCTGGACTTCAACACCGGCAGCACCAGCCTGGGGCTGTTCTTCGCGTCCTCGGTTGCCGGGTTGCACCGGGAGGGCAACAGAACCGGGTCTATCAAGTTGCACAACGGTGGCCAGCTTGGTGGCGGTTTTTTTGAGATCTGGCTGCCCTAG
- a CDS encoding tetratricopeptide repeat-containing response regulator, giving the protein MSESSYQADAFHKLTYLVIDDFENFRLSLRQMLRACGADQIELVGNAKQAIKYCTYNHVDVVLCDYNLGEGKNGQHVLEELRHKNLLRRSSLFLMVTAETSKQMVMGARENQPDGYLTKPINRAMLEQRLITLLDQRKALLPINREIDRENYPEAISLCLQALPRNPRHKTWLLKTLGDLYFRLGDLSHAAKVFDDVLQQRELSWARLGRSQVLLANRSHDQAVANLKQLIDTHPDYMEAYDLLADGLRQQGKLSEAQQVLEQAIVQSPNALLRQKQLAEVAEANQDIDAAADAWRRTVSLGTHSIHDSADHYLALGQSLSELGEDEDNAEAVEHATEALEILGSMEKRFADQPTVGLRSRIVQCRVLFGQGQHREAEALHNSLKAEFDSNPLIDPDTSLDYAKTLFRVGRDGDARDLLGRLAEQHSDETELLKRIEALLDEPVGFRQKLKARNLTRDGIKAFEAGDLTAAAAAFTEALVVVPNHTSLNLNLVQVLLKIYEADPTSREPLEQCRARLDRLQGLPEQHRQHRRYIALSQKLKGLTA; this is encoded by the coding sequence ATGAGCGAATCCAGCTACCAAGCGGACGCCTTTCACAAACTAACGTACCTGGTCATCGACGACTTCGAGAACTTCCGTCTGTCCCTGCGGCAGATGCTTCGAGCCTGTGGGGCCGATCAGATTGAACTGGTTGGCAACGCCAAGCAGGCAATCAAATACTGCACTTACAATCATGTGGATGTGGTGCTATGCGACTACAATCTTGGTGAGGGCAAAAATGGCCAGCATGTGCTTGAGGAGCTGCGCCATAAGAACCTGCTGAGACGCTCATCGCTGTTTCTGATGGTCACTGCGGAAACCTCCAAGCAAATGGTGATGGGGGCACGGGAGAACCAGCCCGATGGCTATCTGACCAAACCCATCAACCGTGCCATGCTGGAGCAGCGTCTGATCACACTGCTTGACCAACGCAAGGCACTGTTGCCGATTAACCGGGAAATCGACCGGGAAAATTACCCAGAAGCCATCTCACTCTGCCTCCAAGCCCTGCCCCGGAATCCCCGCCATAAGACCTGGCTCTTGAAGACACTGGGTGATCTCTACTTTCGCCTGGGGGATTTAAGCCACGCCGCCAAGGTCTTTGACGACGTACTTCAACAGCGGGAACTATCCTGGGCCAGGCTCGGGCGCAGCCAGGTGCTGCTGGCTAATCGCAGCCACGATCAGGCCGTCGCCAATCTCAAGCAGCTAATCGATACCCACCCCGATTATATGGAAGCCTACGACCTGCTCGCCGACGGCCTACGCCAGCAAGGCAAACTTTCTGAAGCACAGCAGGTGCTCGAACAGGCCATCGTGCAATCACCCAATGCCCTGCTACGGCAAAAGCAGTTGGCGGAGGTTGCCGAGGCCAATCAGGACATCGACGCCGCGGCCGATGCCTGGCGCCGAACGGTATCACTCGGCACCCACTCGATACACGACAGCGCCGACCATTATCTGGCCTTGGGACAGAGCCTGTCAGAACTCGGCGAGGACGAAGACAATGCTGAGGCCGTTGAACACGCCACCGAGGCCTTAGAAATTCTTGGCTCCATGGAGAAGCGCTTTGCCGACCAGCCGACCGTGGGTCTTCGCAGCCGAATTGTTCAATGCCGAGTGCTGTTTGGACAGGGACAGCATCGAGAGGCAGAGGCACTTCACAACAGTCTCAAGGCGGAATTCGACAGTAACCCTCTGATTGATCCCGACACCAGCCTGGACTACGCCAAGACCCTATTTCGAGTTGGCCGGGACGGGGACGCCAGAGATCTTCTGGGACGCCTCGCTGAGCAGCACAGCGACGAGACAGAGCTCCTGAAACGCATCGAAGCTCTGCTGGATGAACCGGTCGGGTTCCGCCAAAAACTAAAGGCCCGAAACCTTACCCGTGATGGCATAAAAGCGTTCGAGGCTGGCGACCTCACAGCCGCGGCCGCAGCGTTTACCGAAGCGCTCGTAGTGGTTCCAAACCACACTTCGCTAAACCTGAACCTGGTTCAGGTCTTGCTGAAAATCTACGAGGCGGATCCAACCAGTCGCGAACCACTGGAACAGTGCCGGGCAAGACTGGACCGCCTGCAGGGGTTGCCTGAACAACATCGACAACATCGGCGCTATATCGCACTGAGCCAGAAACTGAAGGGATTAACCGCATGA
- a CDS encoding PAS domain-containing hybrid sensor histidine kinase/response regulator, with protein sequence MISAWLLVLISITYISVLFFIAWAGDKHPGLYRRRFARTHIYALSLAVYFTSWTFYGAVGRATQEGLGFLPIYLGPLLVFIFGAPLLRRIIYISKRNNSTSIADFIASRYGKSQSLAAMIATFALIGSVPYIALQLKAISMGFNVLSETGPAIHVGSSAPWADSAWYITLALAVFTVLFGTRHLESTEHHRGMIQAVAFESLIKLVAFVAVGLFVGYGLYGGFGDLLGRVQDADLVGTLTMDGVEAPAFITQTLVAMLAIICLPRQFHVMVVENTDHRDFEVARWAMPIYLIVASAFVLPIAAAGLLSPGGVTGNPDILILQLPIQAGEKWLAILAFLGGGSAAAAMVIVCSVAIATMVSNEIIMPALLKFFRPRMNRRADLSHLLLRIRRIAIFVVLLTAYGFYRMASEDYSLTAFGLLSFAAAAQFGPALVGGIIWRRGNYMGAVWGLALGFLMWCYTLLLPALATTGWMTDTLIDQGLWGLGWTRPTALFGSDLDQISHGIIWSLGINTLAYVVLSLLTRQRVREKIQIASFFHDPQPRAETPQHQSWQGEILTSDLQALTDRFMGEERSETILRNYERRNAIRLHPQRPASNHLMKYIERQLASVIGASTARVVLESTLTGRDMQIEDVVSIVDEASQAMTFSRELLQSAIENIRLGVSVVNHQQQLVVWNQRYLELFTYPKGFVRVGRPVEDLMRYNLTNANLSARRIDEIIADRCGSMRHGQPMSYERQRPDGTVIRVDGSPIPGGGYVTTFQDITAMRRTEQALKETNIYLEQRVKERTQELQVINEQMLKAKSVAEQANQSKTRFLASASHDLLQPLNAARLFTSALAGKSPEGEEKDLVDHIDSSLGAAEEIISTLLDISKLDAGALEPDIGVFPVNDILRHLATDFSAIAKDQGLELHVVPSTAWVRSDAKLLRRVVQNFLSNAIRYTPKGKILLGCRRLKGFLRIDVWDTGPGIPEDQLAHIFEEFRRFQTGRDKKGLGLGLAIVDRISGMLDHPVTVHSIQGRGSLFGITVPLAAPEQIPAVAPQPATGSRRVSSLGGLHVLCIDNDPAILQGMVALLGNWKCDVTAAESLDDATDQLNGHAPEIILADYQLDDNKNGLDAMDSLRAALSENIPGILITGYMAPEVREDAITRGYHLLYKPVKPAALRALVNKLLKQKRS encoded by the coding sequence ATGATTAGTGCCTGGCTGCTGGTTTTAATTTCCATCACCTACATCTCGGTGCTGTTTTTCATTGCCTGGGCCGGTGACAAACATCCCGGGCTTTACCGGCGCAGGTTCGCGCGCACGCACATCTACGCGCTGTCCCTTGCGGTTTATTTCACCTCATGGACCTTTTACGGCGCGGTTGGCCGCGCCACCCAGGAAGGGCTGGGCTTTCTCCCCATCTACCTTGGCCCCCTGCTGGTGTTCATCTTCGGCGCCCCCTTGCTGCGCCGGATCATCTACATCAGTAAGCGCAACAACAGTACTTCGATAGCCGATTTCATTGCCTCGCGCTATGGCAAGTCCCAGTCACTTGCCGCCATGATCGCAACCTTTGCACTGATTGGCAGCGTTCCCTACATTGCATTGCAACTTAAAGCCATATCCATGGGCTTTAACGTACTTTCAGAAACCGGACCAGCTATTCATGTAGGCAGCAGCGCACCCTGGGCCGACTCGGCCTGGTACATCACGCTGGCACTGGCCGTGTTTACCGTGTTGTTCGGCACCCGCCACCTCGAATCCACCGAGCACCATCGGGGCATGATTCAGGCCGTCGCATTTGAGTCCCTGATCAAGCTGGTGGCGTTCGTGGCCGTGGGCCTGTTCGTTGGCTACGGACTCTACGGTGGCTTTGGTGATCTGCTTGGCCGGGTGCAGGACGCCGACCTCGTTGGCACCCTGACCATGGACGGTGTTGAGGCCCCGGCATTTATCACCCAGACCCTGGTGGCAATGCTGGCGATCATCTGCCTGCCGCGACAATTCCATGTCATGGTGGTCGAAAACACCGATCATCGAGATTTCGAAGTCGCACGCTGGGCTATGCCCATCTATCTGATTGTTGCCAGCGCCTTTGTGCTGCCGATTGCCGCCGCTGGCCTGCTGTCGCCCGGGGGCGTGACCGGTAACCCCGACATTCTCATCCTGCAACTGCCGATCCAGGCTGGTGAGAAATGGCTCGCCATTCTCGCCTTCCTGGGCGGCGGTTCAGCGGCCGCGGCCATGGTGATTGTCTGCTCGGTGGCCATCGCCACTATGGTCAGCAACGAAATCATCATGCCGGCGCTGTTGAAATTTTTCCGGCCCCGAATGAACCGCCGTGCCGACCTAAGCCACCTGTTGTTAAGAATCCGCCGGATTGCCATTTTTGTGGTGCTGCTGACTGCTTACGGCTTCTACCGCATGGCCAGCGAAGACTACAGCCTGACGGCGTTTGGCCTGTTGTCCTTTGCCGCCGCCGCGCAGTTTGGCCCTGCTCTGGTCGGCGGTATCATCTGGCGCCGAGGTAACTACATGGGGGCGGTCTGGGGGCTGGCACTGGGTTTTTTGATGTGGTGCTACACCCTGCTGTTGCCGGCCCTGGCGACCACCGGCTGGATGACTGACACCCTGATTGACCAGGGCCTCTGGGGCCTCGGTTGGACTCGCCCGACGGCACTGTTCGGCTCTGACCTTGACCAGATCAGCCACGGCATTATCTGGAGTCTTGGCATCAACACTCTGGCCTACGTGGTGCTGTCGCTGCTGACACGTCAGCGGGTGCGCGAGAAGATCCAGATTGCGTCGTTCTTCCATGACCCACAACCCAGGGCCGAAACGCCCCAGCACCAGAGCTGGCAAGGCGAAATCCTGACCTCGGATCTGCAAGCATTGACCGACCGGTTCATGGGTGAGGAGCGGTCCGAGACTATTTTGCGCAATTACGAACGCCGCAATGCCATTCGCCTGCACCCTCAGCGTCCTGCCTCCAATCACCTGATGAAGTACATTGAGCGCCAACTGGCCTCGGTGATTGGCGCCTCCACAGCGAGGGTGGTCCTGGAATCGACACTGACCGGCCGTGACATGCAGATCGAGGACGTCGTCAGCATTGTCGACGAAGCCTCCCAGGCCATGACCTTCAGCCGGGAGTTGCTGCAATCTGCTATTGAAAACATCCGCCTGGGGGTATCCGTGGTCAACCACCAGCAGCAACTGGTGGTCTGGAACCAACGTTATCTTGAGCTGTTCACCTACCCGAAAGGGTTCGTACGAGTGGGTCGGCCAGTGGAAGATCTCATGCGTTATAACCTGACTAACGCTAACCTGTCAGCCCGACGCATTGATGAAATTATTGCCGACCGCTGCGGCAGCATGCGTCATGGCCAACCCATGTCGTACGAGCGCCAACGGCCTGACGGCACTGTGATACGGGTCGATGGCAGCCCCATTCCCGGCGGCGGCTACGTGACCACCTTCCAGGACATCACCGCCATGCGCCGGACCGAGCAGGCGCTGAAGGAAACCAACATCTACCTTGAGCAGCGGGTCAAAGAGCGTACCCAGGAACTGCAGGTCATCAACGAGCAGATGTTGAAAGCGAAATCCGTTGCTGAACAAGCAAACCAGAGCAAGACCCGCTTTCTGGCATCCGCTAGCCACGACTTGCTTCAGCCCCTCAACGCTGCCCGATTATTCACCTCGGCGCTGGCCGGAAAGTCTCCAGAGGGCGAAGAAAAGGATCTGGTTGATCACATCGACAGCTCCCTCGGTGCGGCTGAGGAAATCATCAGCACGCTGCTGGACATTTCCAAGCTGGATGCCGGAGCGCTGGAGCCGGACATTGGCGTATTCCCTGTTAACGACATCCTGCGCCACCTGGCCACCGATTTCTCGGCGATCGCCAAGGATCAGGGGCTGGAGCTGCATGTAGTGCCGAGCACAGCGTGGGTACGGTCTGACGCCAAGCTGTTGCGCCGGGTGGTACAGAACTTCCTCTCCAACGCCATTCGCTACACCCCAAAGGGCAAGATTCTGCTGGGTTGTCGACGCCTGAAAGGCTTTCTCCGGATTGATGTCTGGGATACCGGTCCGGGTATTCCGGAAGACCAGCTAGCGCACATCTTCGAGGAATTCCGCCGCTTCCAGACCGGCCGCGACAAAAAAGGCCTGGGTCTCGGCCTGGCCATTGTCGACCGGATCAGCGGTATGCTCGACCACCCGGTCACCGTGCACTCCATCCAGGGTCGTGGCAGCCTGTTCGGCATAACCGTCCCGTTGGCGGCACCGGAACAGATACCCGCCGTTGCTCCACAGCCCGCAACCGGATCCCGCCGGGTTTCAAGCCTTGGCGGCCTCCATGTGCTGTGTATCGACAACGACCCCGCCATTCTTCAGGGCATGGTCGCGCTGCTGGGTAACTGGAAGTGCGATGTCACCGCCGCGGAAAGCCTGGATGACGCCACCGACCAGCTCAACGGCCACGCTCCTGAGATCATCCTCGCCGACTACCAGCTGGACGATAACAAGAACGGCCTGGATGCCATGGACAGTCTGAGAGCAGCGTTGAGTGAGAACATTCCGGGAATCCTGATTACCGGCTACATGGCGCCGGAAGTGCGAGAAGATGCCATTACCAGGGGCTACCATCTGCTCTATAAACCTGTGAAGCCCGCTGCACTGCGGGCTCTGGTCAACAAGTTGCTGAAGCAGAAACGGTCATGA
- a CDS encoding sodium:solute symporter family protein: MSQFAINIIFVGGSFLLYIGIAIWAKAGSTKDFYVAGGGVHPITNGMAIGADWMSAASFISMAGLIAAGGYANSTFLMGWTGGYVLLAMLLAPYLRKFGKFTVPEFIGDRFYSKNARLVAVLCLIVASVTYVIGQMAGAGVAFSRFLEVDATLGLIIAAVVVFIYAVLGGMKGITYTQVAQYCVLIIAYTIPAVFISVQLTGNPIPGLGLFSTHVDSGVPLLTKLNQVITDLGFNEYTADVDNKLNMVLFTLSLMIGTAGLPHVIIRFFTVPKVADARWSAGWALVFIALLYLTAPAVASMARLNLMTTIYPDGTAAAPIEYDERPNWVREWEVTGLIQFTDKNEDGRIQLYNDSPAFESEAQSRGWEGNELVVNRDILVLANPEIANLPGWVIGLIAAGGLAAALSTAAGLLLAISSAISHDLIKGSINPNISEKGELLAARISMAVAIVVATWLGANPPGFAAQVVALAFGIAAASLFPALMMGIFSKRVNNTGAIAGMLTGLGFTLAYIFVYKGWLFIPGTNNLPDTPENWVLGISPLSIGAVGAIVNFAVAFVVSNATEEPPVEIQELVESVRYPRGASQAQDH; this comes from the coding sequence ATGAGCCAATTTGCTATCAACATAATTTTTGTAGGGGGCTCGTTCCTCCTCTATATCGGTATTGCGATCTGGGCAAAAGCCGGCAGTACCAAAGACTTCTACGTTGCCGGGGGCGGCGTGCACCCGATCACCAATGGTATGGCGATCGGCGCTGACTGGATGTCCGCAGCATCGTTCATCTCCATGGCGGGCCTGATTGCCGCCGGCGGTTACGCCAACTCTACTTTCCTGATGGGCTGGACTGGCGGCTACGTGCTGCTTGCCATGCTTCTGGCTCCCTACCTGCGGAAGTTCGGCAAGTTCACCGTACCCGAGTTCATCGGTGATCGCTTCTACAGCAAAAACGCACGCCTGGTAGCGGTTCTCTGCCTGATCGTAGCATCGGTGACCTACGTTATTGGTCAGATGGCGGGCGCCGGCGTTGCCTTCTCGCGGTTCCTTGAAGTAGACGCCACCCTGGGCCTGATCATTGCCGCAGTCGTGGTCTTCATTTACGCCGTTCTCGGCGGTATGAAGGGCATCACCTACACCCAGGTGGCGCAGTACTGCGTGCTGATCATTGCCTACACCATTCCTGCGGTGTTCATTTCGGTCCAACTGACCGGCAACCCGATTCCCGGTCTTGGTCTGTTCTCCACTCATGTGGACTCTGGCGTGCCGCTGCTCACCAAACTGAACCAGGTCATCACTGATCTCGGTTTTAACGAGTACACTGCGGACGTCGACAACAAGCTGAACATGGTGCTGTTTACCCTGTCACTGATGATCGGTACTGCAGGCCTGCCCCACGTCATCATTCGCTTCTTCACCGTGCCGAAAGTTGCCGATGCGCGCTGGTCCGCCGGCTGGGCCCTGGTATTCATCGCCCTGCTGTACCTGACCGCGCCGGCTGTTGCTTCCATGGCACGCCTGAATCTGATGACTACCATCTACCCGGATGGCACCGCGGCCGCCCCGATTGAATACGACGAACGTCCGAACTGGGTCCGGGAATGGGAAGTCACCGGTCTGATCCAGTTCACCGACAAAAACGAAGACGGACGCATTCAGCTTTACAACGACAGCCCGGCGTTCGAATCTGAGGCGCAATCCCGCGGCTGGGAAGGCAATGAACTGGTGGTCAACCGGGACATCCTGGTACTGGCCAATCCGGAGATTGCCAACCTGCCAGGTTGGGTCATTGGCCTGATCGCAGCCGGTGGTCTGGCGGCCGCCCTGTCCACGGCGGCCGGTCTGTTGCTGGCAATATCCTCGGCCATCAGTCACGACCTGATCAAAGGCTCGATCAATCCCAACATCTCCGAAAAAGGTGAACTGCTGGCAGCACGGATTTCCATGGCCGTCGCGATAGTGGTGGCCACCTGGCTGGGCGCCAATCCCCCGGGCTTTGCGGCCCAGGTGGTGGCGCTGGCGTTCGGTATTGCCGCAGCGTCGCTGTTCCCGGCCCTGATGATGGGTATCTTCTCCAAGCGGGTTAACAACACAGGTGCTATTGCCGGCATGCTGACCGGTCTGGGCTTCACCCTGGCGTACATCTTTGTGTACAAGGGTTGGCTGTTCATTCCGGGCACCAACAACCTGCCAGACACTCCGGAGAACTGGGTGCTGGGCATCTCTCCGCTGTCCATCGGCGCGGTTGGTGCAATCGTCAACTTTGCGGTAGCCTTCGTGGTATCCAACGCTACTGAAGAGCCGCCCGTTGAGATTCAGGAGCTGGTTGAGAGCGTTCGTTACCCACGTGGTGCGAGCCAGGCTCAAGACCACTAA
- a CDS encoding DUF4212 domain-containing protein, which translates to MSGHSYDAENYWKANLRLIVGSLVVWALVSYGFAILLRPMLAGIPIGGTDLGFWFAQQGSILTFIALIFHYAWRMNKIDEKFGVHEE; encoded by the coding sequence ATGTCAGGTCATAGCTACGACGCTGAAAATTATTGGAAGGCAAACCTGCGCCTGATTGTCGGAAGCCTGGTCGTTTGGGCCCTGGTTTCTTACGGCTTTGCGATTCTGCTTCGCCCCATGCTCGCCGGTATTCCCATCGGCGGAACCGATCTGGGCTTCTGGTTCGCCCAGCAAGGCTCAATTCTTACGTTTATCGCCCTGATTTTTCACTACGCATGGCGCATGAACAAAATCGACGAAAAATTCGGCGTGCATGAGGAGTAA
- a CDS encoding 3'-5' exonuclease yields the protein MLDQIKQWLDRRRGSRGGHLDLDNLPNAKAPGDQLLSDCRLIVLDLETTGLNAAKDEVIAIGAVAISGGAIQLSDQFDLILRRPELDITETVLIHGIGNEALTQGHETEDALLYLLEWMNGDPVLAFHSAFDQKFLEKTLRSQLGYTASHTWMDVADLMPAFLPKAKPGGKGLDHWSEWFSLEASARHNAAADALVTAELTLVALNKAQKDGVKTLRQLHDKLHYHRRLQNMHRF from the coding sequence ATGCTTGATCAAATCAAACAATGGCTGGATCGGCGCCGGGGAAGCCGGGGCGGCCACCTTGATCTGGACAACCTGCCCAACGCGAAAGCTCCAGGCGACCAGCTGTTGTCCGATTGTCGGCTGATTGTTCTGGACCTGGAAACCACCGGCCTGAATGCCGCCAAGGATGAGGTCATCGCCATCGGCGCTGTCGCCATCAGTGGCGGGGCAATTCAGCTCAGTGACCAGTTTGACCTGATTCTGCGGCGGCCGGAACTGGACATCACCGAAACGGTACTGATCCACGGCATCGGCAACGAAGCCCTGACCCAAGGCCACGAAACCGAGGACGCCCTGCTCTACCTGCTAGAATGGATGAACGGCGACCCGGTACTGGCGTTCCACTCGGCCTTCGACCAGAAGTTCCTGGAGAAAACTCTCCGTAGCCAATTAGGCTACACCGCCAGTCACACCTGGATGGACGTCGCCGACCTAATGCCGGCCTTCTTACCAAAAGCTAAACCGGGTGGAAAAGGCCTCGATCACTGGAGCGAGTGGTTCAGCCTGGAGGCAAGCGCCCGCCACAATGCCGCAGCCGACGCTCTGGTGACCGCGGAACTAACCCTGGTGGCTTTAAACAAGGCTCAAAAGGACGGCGTGAAAACCCTCCGCCAATTGCACGACAAACTTCACTACCACCGACGCCTCCAGAACATGCATCGATTCTGA